A single window of Cydia strobilella chromosome 18, ilCydStro3.1, whole genome shotgun sequence DNA harbors:
- the LOC134749499 gene encoding uncharacterized protein LOC134749499, with protein MTSTGIWHTLKCGGSCLKLIYAITFEKDNEQISKEHLIDNMVKIRFKRVAKIIEDTDAGEISFLFSISKHELAHDLNIKVNIDCECLAYSKFDIDTPKEWSEWELMGSKKTFVQSKGSQSRICYTTIQFFISAYERNINTMSLELYTDTEFTDFYLSTGEDKVAVHKAFLIAHSDVFKAMLRGKWKETDHDEIKIQGATVETLQQLKDYMYMGTVPEVGLRPLLLVARTYMMEDLEKHCIRKLAEKATSKDLFSLIEFACDNQIPELPFALLQLTPDTVVSEATKLKKAVLKKEVENTVDNQE; from the exons ATGACTTCCACCGG GATATGGCACACCTTAAAATGTGGGGGTTCCTGCTTGAAGCTGATATATGCAATAACATTCGAAAAAGATAATGAACAAATCTCTAAGGAACATTTGATTGATAATATGGTCAAGATACGCTTTAAAAGGGTTGCAAAAATAATAGAGGATACAGATGCTGGAGAAATAAGTTTTCTATTTTCAATATCAAAACATGAACTGGCTCATGATCTTAACATCAAAGTAAATATAGACTGTGAATGTTTAGCCTATTCAaagtttgacattgacactCCCAAAGAATGGTCGGAGTGGGAACTCATGGGTTCTAAGAAAACATTTGTTCAATCAAAGGGCTCTCAGTCTCGGATTTGTTATACTACAATACAATTCTTTATTTCTGCATATGAGCGAAACATTAACACAATGTCTTTAGAATTATACACTGACACAGAATTTACTGATTTCTATCTGTCTACTGGTGAAGATAAAGTGGCAGTTCACAAAGCATTTTTAATTGCTCACAGTGATGTGTTTAAAGCAATGCTGCGAGGAAAGTGGAAAGAGACAGATCATGATGAAATAAAGATACAGGGGGCCACTGTTGAAACACTTCAACAGCTAAAAGACTACATGTACATGGGCACTGTGCCTGAAGTTGGTCTCCGTCCTCTCTTGCTGGTTGCCAGGACTTACATGATGGAAGATCTTGAAAAACACTGCATTAGAAAACTGGCTGAGAAAGCTACTTCAAAAGATTTATTTTCGCTCATCGAATTTGCTTGCGATAACCAGATCCCCGAGCTACCTTTTGCTCTCCTGCAGTTAACTCCAGACACTGTTGTCAGTGAAGCGACTAAATTAAAAAAGGCAGTTTTGAAAAAAGAAGTTGAAAATACTGTTGATAATCAAGAATAA
- the LOC134749704 gene encoding eukaryotic translation initiation factor 3 subunit J — MEESWDAENFEPKLPTTLTSSNKWEGEDEEETVKESWEDEEEEKKDEEKLPPPPPKPKKKIADKIAEKERLEREKAERLAAEKVEAEMTAEQKLAEKLKRQKLQEESDLRLAMETFGITEAGVGKIDGFNPTTKEEFTEFAELLVKKIALYKAREEFPEFADELVKNIVVQMSSLDIKRIKLTVDNLYIEKQKAEKNDKGKKPNKGKGKAKLKVEGDNAHLNQYDAYGNYDDDYDDFM; from the exons ATGGAGGAGTCGTGGG ATGCGGAAAATTTCGAGCCCAAATTGCCGACCACGTTGACATCTTCGAATAAATGGGAGGGCGAGGACGAGGAAGAGACCGTCAAG GAGAGCTGGGAGGACGAGGAGGAGGAAAAAAAGGACGAAGAGAAGCTGCCGCCGCCCCCACCTAAGCCCAAGAAGAAAATTGCGGACAAAATAGCTGAGAAAGAG CGTCTGGAACGCGAGAAGGCCGAGCGCCTGGCCGCCGAGAAGGTGGAGGCGGAGATGACAGCCGAACAGAAGCTTGCGGAGAAGCTCAAGAGACAGAAGCTGCAAGAGGAATCCGATCTCCGTCTGGCAATGGAGACCTTTG GAATCACAGAAGCCGGTGTCGGAAAGATAGACGGCTTCAATCCGACCACAAAGGAGGAGTTCACAGAGTTTGCAGAGCTGCTCGTCAAGAAGATCGCCCTGTATAAGGCCAGGGAGGAGTTCCCGGAGTTCGCTGATGAGCTTGTTAAGAATATTGTTGTTCAAA TGTCATCCCTGGACATAAAGAGGATAAAGCTGACCGTGGACAACCTGTACATCGAGAAACAGAAGGCGGAGAAGAATGATAAGGGCAAAAAACCCAACAAGGGCAAGGGCAAAGCGAAATTAAAAGTGGAAGGAGACAAT GCTCACCTCAATCAATACGACGCCTACGGCAACTACGATGACGATTACGACGATTTCATGTAA